A DNA window from Calliphora vicina chromosome 1, idCalVici1.1, whole genome shotgun sequence contains the following coding sequences:
- the LOC135957225 gene encoding ubiquinol-cytochrome-c reductase complex assembly factor 2, producing MSIQYQRFLKVLEKWPAEKSKVGRDLGEQIRKHIKSLTNPVNLTQEASEKITKQIDSLERLANNTYGRKYTRIYASTATGLTAQQCNQVLSSEFLQYLNEDKKKN from the exons ATGTCGATTCAATACCAAAGATTCTTAAAAGTACTCGAAAAGTGGCCAGCAGAAAAATCAAAAGTTGGCAG GGATCTTGGTGAGCAAATACGCAAGCACATTAAAAGCTTAACAAATCCAGTAAATCTAACGCAAGAAGCTAGCGAAAAAATTACCAAACAAATAGATTCACTTGAAAGGTTGGCCAACAATACCTACGGTCGTAAATATACACGTATTTACGCCTCTACAGCCACCGGTCTAACGGCACAGCAGTGCAATCAAGTGTTGTCCTctgaatttttacaatatttaaacgaAGACAAAAAGaagaattaa
- the LOC135957217 gene encoding probable methyltransferase-like protein 15 homolog gives MWRKQLIKSYCTLGSNQATTNATTKPPHIPVLCQEAITYLKPSSQQTFIDMTFGAGGHTSQLLEQHQDIKVFALDRDPVAYDLAKTMSSKYQGRLIPLLGKFSDLPRLLKDHQVGRHSIDGILFDFGCSSMQFDEADRGFSISKNGPLDMRMDRGLTKNTEQITAADVLARAEEVDIAKILRIYGEEKAAKKIARAIVEARAAFYKIETTKQLADLVASCLSDTPFRMDKMQRPSHVATKTFQALRIFVNNELNEINYGMILANEYLKPQGRLVAITFHSLEDTIVKRHLNGNVIEGLANPVPLKYCGHDVTHDKELVESFVSSNWKQLHKHVIVPDDEEVGRNSRSRSAKLRAAIKLK, from the coding sequence atgtggcgcaaacaattaataaaatcttattgtaCGTTGGGTTCAAATCAGGCCACCACCAATGCCACAACAAAACCTCCTCACATACCGGTTTTATGTCAAGAGGccattacatatttaaaacctTCATCACAGCAGACATTTATTGATATGACCTTCGGTGCAGGCGGCCATACTAGTCAACTTTTGGAGCAGCATCAAGACATTAAAGTGTTTGCCTTAGATCGTGATCCGGTAGCATATGATTTGGCCAAAACTATGAGCTCTAAATATCAAGGTAGATTAATACCATTGCTAGGAAAGTTTTCCGATTTGCCGCGTCTCCTCAAAGATCATCAGGTGGGACGTCATAGTATCGATGGCATTCTATTTGATTTTGGCTGCTCCTCCATGCAATTTGATGAAGCTGATAGAGGATTTTCCATATCGAAAAATGGTCCCTTAGATATGCGTATGGATCGtggtttaacaaaaaatactgAACAAATTACTGCTGCCGATGTTTTAGCACGAGCCGAAGAAGTTGATATTGcgaaaattttaagaatctaTGGCGAAGAAAAGGCTGCCAAAAAAATCGCCAGAGCTATAGTTGAGGCCCGTGCGGCTTTCTACAAAATAGAAACCACCAAACAATTAGCAGATCTAGTGGCTTCGTGTTTAAGTGATACCCCCTTTAGAATGGATAAAATGCAACGTCCTTCCCATGTGGCCACCAAAACCTTTCAAGCTCTACGTATTTTTGTTAACAATGAATTGAACGAAATCAATTATGGCATGATATTGGCAAATGAATATCTAAAGCCGCAAGGACGTTTAGTAGCTATAACCTTTCATTCTCTAGAGGACACTATTGTAAAACGTCATCTCAATGGCAATGTCATAGAAGGTTTGGCCAATCCTGTTCCTCTTAAATATTGCGGTCATGATGTTACCCACGACAAGGAACTAGTAGAGTCATTTGTCTCCTCCAACTGGAAACAGTTGCACAAACATGTCATTGTCCCCGATGATGAGGAGGTGGGTCGCAACAGTCGCAGTCGTTCGGCAAAATTGCGTGCTGCCATTAAGCTGAAATAG